Proteins encoded together in one Procambarus clarkii isolate CNS0578487 chromosome 67, FALCON_Pclarkii_2.0, whole genome shotgun sequence window:
- the LOC138355526 gene encoding uncharacterized protein produces MVLSDVTHIVLSDVTHIVLSDVPHIVLSDVTHIVLSDVTHIVLSDVTHIVLSDVTHIVLSDVTHIVLSDVTHTVLSDVTHIVLSDVTHIVLSDVTHIVLSDVPHIVLSDVPHIVLSDVTHIVLSDVTHIVLSDVPHIVLSDVTHIVLSDVTHIDLSDVTHIVLSDVTHIVLSDVTHIVLSDVTHIVLRDVPHTVLSDVPHTVLRDVPHTVLSDVPHTVLRDVPHTVLSDVPHTVLSDVPHTVLRDVPHTVLSDVPHTVLSDVTHIVLSDVPHIVLSDVPATPEAGGGG; encoded by the exons atgg TTCTCAGTGATGTGACACATATAGTTCTCAGTGATGTGACACATATAGTTCTCAGCGATGTGCCACATATAGTTCTCAGTGATGTGACACATATAGTTCTCAGTGATGTGACACATATAGTTCTCAGTGATGTGACACATATAGTTCTCAGTGATGTAACACATATAGTTCTCAGCGATGTGACACATATAGTTCTCAGTGATGTGACACATACAGTTCTCAGTGATGTGACACATATAGTTCTCAGCGATGTGACACATATAGTTCTCAGTGATGTGACACATATAGTTCTCAGTGATGTGCCACATATAGTTCTCAGTGATGTGCCACATATAGTTCTCAGTGATGTGACACATATAGTTCTGAGTGATGTGACACATATAGTTCTCAGTGATGTGCCACATATAGTTCTCAGTGATGTGACACATATAGTTCTCAGCGATGTGACACATATAGATCTCAGCGATGTGACACATATAGTTCTCAGCGATGTGACACATATAGTTCTCAGCGATGTGACACATATAGTTCTCAGTGATGTGACACATATAGTTCTCAGGGATGTGCCACATACAGTTCTCAGTGATGTGCCACATACAGTTCTCAGGGATGTGCCACATACAGTTCTCAGTGATGTGCCACATACAGTTCTCAGGGATGTGCCACATACAGTTCTCAGTGATGTGCCACATACAGTTCTCAGTGATGTGCCACATACAGTTCTCAGGGATGTGCCACATACAGTTCTCAGTGATGTGCCACATACAGTTCTCAGTGATGTGACACATATAGTTCTCAGTGATGTGCCACATATAGTTCTCAGCGATGTGCCAGCCACaccagaggcaggtggtggaggctga